The nucleotide window CGCCTCCAAGCTCGTAAATCCTCGGCACCAAGGCCTCGAAGTGGTTTCTGTCCTCGATGCGGGCGTCTTCGACTATCTCCTTTATCGCCTCGCCTTCCAGACCGGCGGAATGGTTCCGCAGGAGGGTGTAGTAGTAATAGGTCGTGAACTCGGCCGCGGCCGCTTTCAAGAGCATCTCCAGAAGCTTGTTTACGTCCAGCCCAGCCCTTTCAACGAGTCTTCTGTTGTGTTCCGACATGGGTTTCACCGATAACAGTTGGTGCTTCTACTTAATAAACTTTTCTATTTAGAAGTTACTTCTAAATAGGTAGCTTTATAAGTTGGGAATCAAAGCCCCTACCATGTGGAAGGAAAAAGCCATCGAAGAGCTCAGGAGATGGGGATACAAACTGACACCTCAGAGGCTTAAACTCCTTGAGGTTCTCGAGGAACTCGGGTCAAAGCATCCGGCGATGACCGAGGTGCTCGCAAGAATCCGGGAAGAATTTCCAACGGTCAGTTTTTCGACGCTTTACTCCAACCTGCTCACTCTCAGGGAGCTCGGCCTCGTTGAGCTGTTCTCCCTTGATGGGGAGACGAGGGTCGAACTGAACACAAAGCCCCACCTCAACCTTATCCACGGCGAGGAAGTTACGGACCTCGACGATGAAGAAATCATCGAGGCCATCAAAAGAAAAGTGGGAAGGAACGTTCGCCTCGTCAACGTCGTCCTTGACTAATCAACCTCAAGGCTGAAGTCCTGGTAGTCCATCCAGATGCCTGTCTTCATAACCGCGTCGTACTGGGCTTTGAGCAGCTCGTAGTGGGCCTTCTCTATCCTCGCCAGCTCCTCGAAGAGCCTTTTAACTGAGTCATGCCTTGCTTCCTTCGCGGCCTTCTCGTAGAACTCCCAGGTGAGCTTTTCCTGCTCCATCCCAATCCTCACGGCATCGACTTCGCTTTCAATCTCCCCGGCTTTGACGAGAAGCTTTTCAAGGAGCTCTTCGCTTACTGCCGGCAACTTGCACTCCTCGGCAACGCGCTCAAGGAACCTCTCCTCGAACTCCGCCCAGTGGTCGGCCTCCTCCTTGGCCAGGAAAAGGAACATCTTCTTAGCTTTCTCGTCCTTCGTCTTCCTCGCGAGGTCGAGGTAAAAGCGCATCTCGGCCTTCTCAACCTCCAGGGCCAGAGCTAAAGCCTCAAGCTCGTCCATAAAACCACCCCCGCTATTCTTTGCCGATTAGGCCTTTGGCCACTTCCAAAACCTTCGCCGCGTGGCCCTTCGCGCGGACGTTGCGCTTCTCCCAGACTATTTTCCCCTCGGGGTTCAGTATGAAGGTGCTCCTAATCGCTCCCTCGTACTCCCGTCCATAGCGCTTCTTCTTGCCCCACGCTCCCAAAGCCCTGTGGAGTTCAGCGTTCGGGTCACTGATTAGCCTGACCCTCAGGCTGTGCCTCTCCTTGAAGCGGGCGTGGCTCTTCGGCGAGTCCCTTGAGACGCCAATCACCTGAAAGCCGAGCTTTTCGAACTCGTCTATGAGCTCGGTGAACTCCTTTGCCTCTGTCGTACAGCCGGGTGTGTTGTCCTTGGGGTAGAAGTAGAGAACCGTCCACCTGCCGAGAACCAGATCCCTCAGGGGCTTCTCGGTTCCATCTTCGTCGAGAACAACGATGTCCAGATAGTCCATCCGATCACCGTTTTAATTAGGTCACCCTAATTGATAAACCTTTCGCCGCAAGCGTTAAAATCCCGATTCATTATCGGATGGCAGGGGAAGAGCATGAGGATTGAGAGGGTCCCCAACCCACCGGATGTGGAGGATGAGCTTTTGGAATTCGTTTTCAGAGTTTACAGGGGGACTGGAGGAGCGTATCCAGCGTTGGAATGGGTCGAGGAGAAACCCTCGCCGGGCGATTTCGAGGGTTTTGAGCGGGTTTACCGGCCGTTTCTTCGCTTCAGACTTGGGGAGGAATTCGACGAACTCTACGTTCTGAGGGACGACGAAGGGAGAATCGCCGGCACGGTGGCGCTGGTTTACAATCTCAGGGGAAAGAAAGTTTGGTGGGTCCCGGAGGAGATAATCGACTCCAAGTCCGGCCTGGTGGAGTTCTTCATGGTTGATCCCGAACACAGGGGAAAGGGTTACGGGTCGAAACTCCTCAACTTCGCCCTCAAGAGGCTTGGAGAGATGGAAAAAGTGCCCTATGTGATAACATTCCCCGAACTGGAGGCCTATTCCTACTACCTTCGGAGGGGGTTTCGCAGGGTTATGGACTACGGGAGGTTCGTCGTTCTGCGGTTTGAGCCCTAAAGACCAAGTTTCCTTCTAACCCTCTTCTCGAACTCCGCGAAGTTCGGAACTCCTATAAACTCCACCCTGTTGTCGATGAGTATCGTCGGCGTTCCGAGGATGTTATGCTCCACGGCCTTTCTCTGTCCCTCTGGCGTGGCAACGCTGAGTTCTCTCGCCACGACACCCTCATATTTCCGTTCGAGCTCTTTGGCCATCTGGACGGCAATCGGACAGTATGGACACCCCGGGGCCGTTATGACCTCGATGACGACCTTACGTTTCGGCTTTACCTCAATCATGCCCGCTCGCTTCATGAGTTCCAGCATCCTCTTTCTCCTTATCATCTCCAGCTCGTCCATGCCATCACCCGGGAGAAGAATCCTCAGAAAAATTAAAACGCTAACGGCGGAAATCCACAGAACTCTTCAATCAACGGCATTCAGGTGAATCGCGAGCAGGACGGCGAAGAGCACCGCGAGCGCTATGTGGGCCTTCTTCCAGCGCTGGTACATCTTCACGTATCTGGCAACCTCTTCCTTCCGTCCGGCCTTTGCAAGGGCGAGTATCTTTCTGTTTATCGCCCTGCCAATGAAGCCAAGGGCGTTGAGGGCAATGAGAGTTATCCCCATAGCAAGACCCGCTATACCACCGATTCCCGCGTAGTTCCCGCAGGAGAGGAAGTGGACGAAGACCAGAACCGTTCCCGTTATCGTCAGGGCGTGGTGAATCGTCATTGGCGATACGGGACCTATGAAGGTCACGTACGGGTGCTCGGGCTGGATCTCAAAGCCCCACCTGTCGCCTCTCCTGTGTCTTATCAGGAGCTTCCGCTTTGTGAGGGCATAGTAGGCAACGCCCGCGCCAATCAGCACAACGCCGAGCACTGCGAACGCTGTATAGCCGGCATCGTACTCGTTCTCGTCCTCTTTTTCGTTTTCATCCGCGAGAACTAAGGGCACGAGCAGAAGGAACAGGAACAACACGGCGATTAGCTTCTTGCCATTATTTTTCATACCAAACACCTCAAAAGTTTTCACACTCAGCCGAACAGCTCTATGCAGACCCTGCACTCCCTGGGATTCACCTCGGGGTCAATCTTTGAGTGGAAGGTGCACGCGTAGCCCTTCCCCAGGAAATCGAGTGAAATCCTGACGAGCTCGGCGTGAATTCTGTACTCTCCAGGCCTCTGAGAAACTATCCGTTCGGCGAGTTCCGCTATTTCCCCGTCGATGTCCTCGAACCTGGAAACGTCTATCAGAGCCCCCCTGTCCATCCTGAGATACCTCGAAACCGCCGACTGAGTTATGTGGAGCAACTCCGCTATCTCGGTCTGCTTTAATCCTTTCTCCCTGAGGTGTTCCACGAGGCGTCTCCTCAGGGAAGGATAAACGTAGCGCGAGGCAACTTCGAAGGCGCTGACCTTCATGCTCGTGAAATGACGTGTGGAATATATAACCTTTGTTGGACAGTTCTGCCCAGAAATCCTTAAAAGTGCTGATATGACACTTGTCATGAAGGTGGTATCATGACCGAATTGCTCTCAAACCGCGAGCAGAAGAAGGAGGCCCTGAAGGCCCTTCTCCTCAGGATTCACAGGGGAGAGGATGTGAGTAAACTCAAGGAGGAATTCCGGGCAGTTCTAAGCTCGATATCTCCCCTTGAAATTCCAATCATCGAGCAGGAGCTCGTGAAGGAGGGCGTTTCCGCCAAGGACATCGCTAAGATGTGCGATCTTCACGTCGAGCTCTTCAGGGAGGCGGTAAAGGGAACGGACGAGGTGGAGGAGAAGGAACTTCCCGAGGGGCATC belongs to Thermococcus sp. AM4 and includes:
- a CDS encoding transcriptional repressor; this encodes MWKEKAIEELRRWGYKLTPQRLKLLEVLEELGSKHPAMTEVLARIREEFPTVSFSTLYSNLLTLRELGLVELFSLDGETRVELNTKPHLNLIHGEEVTDLDDEEIIEAIKRKVGRNVRLVNVVLD
- a CDS encoding ferritin family protein, yielding MDELEALALALEVEKAEMRFYLDLARKTKDEKAKKMFLFLAKEEADHWAEFEERFLERVAEECKLPAVSEELLEKLLVKAGEIESEVDAVRIGMEQEKLTWEFYEKAAKEARHDSVKRLFEELARIEKAHYELLKAQYDAVMKTGIWMDYQDFSLEVD
- a CDS encoding peroxiredoxin, which translates into the protein MDYLDIVVLDEDGTEKPLRDLVLGRWTVLYFYPKDNTPGCTTEAKEFTELIDEFEKLGFQVIGVSRDSPKSHARFKERHSLRVRLISDPNAELHRALGAWGKKKRYGREYEGAIRSTFILNPEGKIVWEKRNVRAKGHAAKVLEVAKGLIGKE
- a CDS encoding GNAT family N-acetyltransferase — its product is MRIERVPNPPDVEDELLEFVFRVYRGTGGAYPALEWVEEKPSPGDFEGFERVYRPFLRFRLGEEFDELYVLRDDEGRIAGTVALVYNLRGKKVWWVPEEIIDSKSGLVEFFMVDPEHRGKGYGSKLLNFALKRLGEMEKVPYVITFPELEAYSYYLRRGFRRVMDYGRFVVLRFEP
- a CDS encoding thioredoxin family protein → MDELEMIRRKRMLELMKRAGMIEVKPKRKVVIEVITAPGCPYCPIAVQMAKELERKYEGVVARELSVATPEGQRKAVEHNILGTPTILIDNRVEFIGVPNFAEFEKRVRRKLGL
- a CDS encoding transcriptional regulator gives rise to the protein MKVSAFEVASRYVYPSLRRRLVEHLREKGLKQTEIAELLHITQSAVSRYLRMDRGALIDVSRFEDIDGEIAELAERIVSQRPGEYRIHAELVRISLDFLGKGYACTFHSKIDPEVNPRECRVCIELFG